In Candidatus Desulforudis audaxviator MP104C, a genomic segment contains:
- the glyQ gene encoding glycine--tRNA ligase subunit alpha — protein MDFQELIMTLDRFWGDRGCIIQQPYDVEKGAGTMNPATFLRVLGPEPWNVAYVEPSRRPTDGRYGENPNRLQHYYQYQVILKPSPDDVIEVYLDSLRAIGINPLEHDIRLVEDNWESPTLGAWGLGWEVWLDGMEITQFTYFQQCGGFDLKPVSAEITYGLERLALYLQGRDSVFDITWTGDITYRDVHFQGEVEHSRYNFEIADVELLHDLFEGYEREAQAVLEQQLVLPAYDYVLKCSHVFNLLDARGAISVTERTGYIARVRALARDCAKAYVAQRERLGFPLLKGGAPDGR, from the coding sequence GTGGACTTTCAGGAGCTGATTATGACGCTGGACCGGTTCTGGGGGGACCGGGGCTGCATCATCCAGCAGCCTTACGACGTGGAGAAGGGTGCCGGCACCATGAACCCGGCCACCTTCCTGCGGGTGCTCGGGCCCGAACCCTGGAACGTTGCCTATGTGGAGCCGTCCCGGCGGCCGACCGACGGCCGCTACGGCGAGAACCCCAACCGCCTGCAGCACTACTACCAGTACCAAGTGATCCTGAAACCGTCCCCCGACGACGTGATCGAGGTTTATCTCGACAGCCTGCGGGCCATTGGGATCAACCCCCTGGAACACGACATCCGCCTGGTGGAGGACAATTGGGAGTCGCCCACCCTGGGGGCCTGGGGCCTGGGCTGGGAGGTCTGGCTGGACGGCATGGAGATCACCCAGTTCACCTACTTCCAGCAGTGCGGCGGTTTCGACCTGAAGCCGGTTTCGGCCGAGATTACCTACGGGCTGGAACGGCTGGCCCTTTATCTGCAGGGCCGCGACAGCGTGTTCGACATCACCTGGACGGGTGATATCACCTACCGCGACGTGCACTTCCAGGGCGAGGTGGAGCACTCCCGGTACAACTTCGAAATCGCGGACGTGGAGCTTCTTCACGACCTGTTCGAAGGGTATGAGCGGGAAGCCCAGGCGGTCCTGGAACAGCAGCTGGTGCTGCCGGCCTACGACTATGTGCTCAAATGCTCCCACGTTTTCAACCTGCTGGACGCCCGGGGGGCGATCAGCGTGACCGAGCGGACCGGCTATATTGCCCGGGTGCGGGCGCTGGCCCGCGATTGCGCCAAAGCCTACGTTGCCCAGCGTGAACGGCTTGGTTTTCCACTTCTAAAAGGAGGTGCGCCGGATGGCCGCTGA